Within the Acidobacteriota bacterium genome, the region ACTGGTACAAACCGATTTTTCGCCGACCCCTAACATGTTGTCTGCGGGAGTAAGGATTTGGTGGTTCTGATGACAGACGACACAACCTGCCATATCCGCCGCTTCAAACGGGGTTTTGTGCGGGCTTTTATCGAATAACTCTGCCTGTCGCGCATGACAAGTCCCGCACACATTGCTGACGGAGGCGACGCCGGGAGGCGCAGCCCCGTGATTGCCATGACAGTCATTACAGGTCGGCGCAGATAAGTCCTGTTTTTTTATGAGGGCTTCCGCATGAACACTCTGGTTATATTTATGTAATTGGTCGGTCGGGATGCCATAGGATTTCATGTATTCGGCATTGGCATGACATTGCCCGCAGGTTTGCGCGACATTCAGCGCGAATACCGGCGCATTGGGGTTGTTGACTTCGCGAATGCCATGAGCGCCGTGGCAACTGATACAGGTAGCCGGTTTGGCGTCGCCCTGTTTGATTCGTTTACCATGAACGCTGGAGTTGTATTCGGTTTCCTGGTCAACGCGCTGGGCAGGGTTGAACCTTTTCATAAACTCGGCATCACTATGACACTTGCCACAAAACCGCGCGACCTCAACGGGCTTGGGTCGCGCAATGAACCCTTTAGCGGGACTCATTGCCAGTGTCGGGTCATCCGATGTGGGATCGCCGCCATGACAATTGGCGCATGACAGCCCACGCTTTTTATGAACATCTTCTTCCATCGCTGTGACCGGCGCGGCAAGTTGATCGCCCATTTCCTTATGGCATTCCAGACAACTATCTTTTTCTGAGGCAGGAGTCGGGATGGGTTGATTGCTGCCGGAAGGCGTTACATCTTTTTGCGCCTTTGAAACCATAACCAGAAACAGCAAGACCAAAGACAGGGTCACAACTAATTTAACTGCTTGATGCGTTCTCTGGCTTGAAGGGTTATTTGATATGCGTGCTTTTGTCATAGGTTGACCCCTATTGTGTATACCCGATAATTGTCATGCCCACGATATAAACCAGCAGGATGATGCCGATAACCGTGAACCCTCGGCTGGGTTTTCCCTGTGCGGTTTTTCTATCGAGAAAAGGCACCAGAAACCAAAATAACCCACCTGCGCCAAATGCCAATACTCCAAGAACCTCGCCGTCAATGGGACCGATTTTCGCGGGAATGAATTTCAGGGTCTGGAACATGAACATGAAAAACCATTCCGGTTTGATTCCTGCCGGAGCCGAAGCAAAGGGGTCGGCTTTTTCACCTAACTCCCAGGGGAAAATTGCCGATAAAGCTGCCAATGCGCCGAGGGCGATTAACCATCCCATCAAATCACGCAAGAGAAAATTCGGCACGAATTTCATCTTCTTTAACGCTTTGCCTTCCAAACTCGGCGGCACACTCATGCCTTGTCGCTGTACGAGAAGCAGATGGATAAAAAGAATGGCGGTGATGAGCGCCGGAAGCACTGCCACATGAAAGCCGAAAAAGCGGGTTAAGGTCGCGCCGGTCACTTCGTCGCCGCCGCGCAAAAACCGCAGCAGAAAATCACCGATTCCCGGCACCACCCCGGCAATATCTGTTCCCACCTTGGTGGCAAAAAAAGCCAGTTTATTCCAGGGCAGCAGGTAGCCACTAAACCCAAATGCCAGGACGATCACCAGCAACAACGAACCGCTAATCCAGGTGAATTCGCGGGGCGGGCGATAGGCTTTCATCAGAAAAGCGCTGAACATATGAATGAACATGGTGGCAATCATCAGGTTGGCTGACCAACTGTGAATCGAGCGTATCAACCAGCCGAACTGCACCTCTGTCATAATGAATTGCACGCTTTCAAAGGCATTTTCGGCGCTCGGACGATAATAAAGCAGGAGTAAAATGCCGGTTCCTACCTGAATGAAAAACAGGAAAAGCGTCATTCCGCCGAAGTAATACCACAGCGAATGGCGATGTAAAGGAACCTCTTTTTTTTGTGCCAGTTCTTTTAGCGGCGCAAGACCGGCGCGATCATTTACCCAGTCGGCTATCGTGCTCATGTTCATGATTTATCCTTTCGAGACGATGATTTCGTCTCCACGAACATTAACCGTGAACTGCTCTAAAGGGCGGGGCGGAGGTCCGGCAACATTTTTGCCAGCCATATCATAACGACCGTTATGACAGGCACACCAAATTTGTTGAGTGCCTTCCTGATACTGCACCGTGCAATCTAAATGGGTACAGGTTGCTGAAAATGCCCGAATTTCCCCGGTCGGGGTTTTAACGATGATGCCCGGTTTGCTGCCGAATTTGAAAATTTTTCCGCTGTTGGGTTTTAGCTCGGATACCTTTGCCGCAACCACTGAAGATTCCGTCGATTCGGCAATTTGTGGAGGAACCAGAAATTTGAAGATAGGATAGAAGGTTGCCACGAGCGTAGCGCCCAGACTGGTTCCCAGAAAATAGTCAATGAAGTTTCGTCGCGTCGTTAGTGGCGTGTTGGTTTTTTCCATACGACTCCTAAAAGCAAACCCCATCTGACTGTCGGCAATTGAGGATTCATGACAGGCAGGTGATCAGGCTTTGAGTTGATAGAGCAAACGCTGAAGACAACCGGGAAGCGTTACGCTGGTTACCTTTTCAGAGAACGAATAAAAGCCACAAGTTCCTGAATTTGAGCGCCACCTAAGCTTTTGCCAAACCCCGGCATTTTTCCTTTGCCACCCGATATAATTTTGTTTAATTGCGCGTCTGATTGTGCCTGGACTTCGGCGCTGCCCAGGTTGCGCAGCTTTAAGTTCCTTCCCATTGGGGTATTGCCGCTTCCATCCGCGCCATGACAACTGGCGCATTTCGATTTGAAGGTTGCTGCACCATCTCCCCCTGCCATGCCGCGCATCGCCGAAGCGTTTTGCTCAACCAGGATTGAAAAACTAACTACGGCTATGCCGACCACTAACAATGCCTTGAGTATTTTCATATGCCCTCGCTTCCTTATTTAGTACATTGGAACCTAAGTAAGTTGACATTTTTCAGCGTTCAAAGTTATGCCTTCAGGCGTGAGAAAAAAGCGATTCACGCATAAATGCGTAACTCTGAACCTCAAGAAATTTAGTTTCCACTGTATTTAGTGATATGGATGAAATTTTCGGGATGGTGATGGTTTCCCGTTTCTTTTTCCGTCAATGCCGAGCGGGCAATCTCATTAAAACTCAAGCGAATTTTTTTGTATCGCTCAAGTAATGATGAGATTGCCCGTCATCTCCGGCAGCTCGATACCTCAGAAGGTAAAGCGCATACTCGTGGTGACAATGTTTGCTCGATAATCGGGATTGTTAAACCCTACCACCGTCGGCGACACATTCACCGGCGAAGATGACGTGTAACTCTGGAAGAACGGAATGTTGAACTTCTCGTTGTAGCTATAGTGCCGGTAGCTCACGTTGGCTGTCGCGTGGTTATTGATGCGAAATGACAGTCGGGCTTCCGGGTTGTGTCTCTTCAAGGGAAGAGAGGTGATGAAATCATTGGGTAAAGGAGCCGGGAAGAAGCCAACGCCTCCGGGCGCACCCAAATCTTTGATGTAACGATAGACGAAAAACAGGTCTAAACGATTGGTTACGCCAACTCGCGAATCGAAGAACATGAAGTGTTGCCGCGAGTAATAACGCGACCTTCCGGTATTCAACACACTGCTGATGAAGTAGGCAATGTTGGCAGTCGATTTTACCGAATCATAATTATAACCGCCGGTAATCCAGAATCGCGCCTGCGGTTCCCACACGAGCGTCGTCGAAAAAGCGCGATAGTCGGAATCATTTTCAACCTGCGGCGTCGGATTGGTTTTATCGGTTGCCGTGAAAGTGGTGTTGAAAGAAAGCGCATCGGTGATGCCGATGTTGGCGCGCACGCGAAATCTCTGATAATCCAATGGCGCAACCCGAACGAAGACGTTATCGCTTGAACCATTTTCATAATCAAAGAAGAAGTTTGCCCGGTCAACCGGACGCAACCGCAAACCACCGATGAAGGTGTTGGTATTTTCGCGTTCGGTTTCCGGCTCGGCTGCGGTCGTGGCGGTGGTCGTGTTGATCAGTTTGACATCTCTGAAAGTATAACGCCATCCGACATTGCCGGAAAAACTTCTGCCGCGACCGAACTGTAACTGTAAAGTGTTCCAGTAAGACGTGACATCCGTGGTATGCCGGAAGGTGGATGTCGTTAAAGTGTTCGTCGTGGCACCCGCTACCGTGCGCAAGGTGGTTGCGGTTGTTCCTCCCAGGTTTCCCAGTATTCGGTATCGGTAAAACCTTGAGGTATTGCTGATGGTGACGTTTTCAGCCACATCAACCGACAGCAAGGCGTCAACCGATTTACTCGGACGTTTGGCATTGGAAGTGGTTAAAATGAGCCGGTTGACTGTTCGATTGGAAGTGTCAACTCCGGCAATGATATCGTACTGATTGATTTTGGCATCTTCATCGTTGTGCATCCCCTGTAACAGGACATGCACACGATTGCCGATATTGCCGTTGATCGCGCCGCGAACAATCACGGAATCCGAGCGAATCGGAGTATCGCGATCAAAAAAGTTCAATACGGCAGTATCAGTTATATTATTACCGCGATTGAGCGGGATTTTTTGGAATTGTTCGGAATCGTTGCGAAAACCCCGAAACAGATATTCGCCAAAGATATTCCAGCTATTGATTGAGGCATCAAAGCCCGCGCGATAATCATTGGCTTCCCAACGGGCATTGCCTTCAACCAGAAACTGATCGTTGGAGTTATAAGTCGTGACGAAAGGTCCTGTGCCCGAACTGCGACCATAACCGAGGTTCACCCGGACGGCTCTTTGCGGAAAGAGTTTCAGATTGAAATCCGAGACCTGTTGACGAATATCCCAATTGTGTTGATTGTTGGCAATGTTGGCTTGCGAGCGATAGTAGTAAAACCTGCGCACCTTGCCGTCGAATTTGTAGTAGCGGGTTTTATCTACCCGCAGTGAAAAATACTGCGTTTGATCGCCGCCGACGTTTGAGGCATCAGCGCGTAGAAAATCGAACAACGCGCCTTGCGGGTCAATCGAACGCGCATCAATGGAAAAATCGAGGACGCGAAAACCGTCGCGCACATTTAAATCCGAGCGATAGCGTTCGGCATTTCCCCCGATATCGACCCAACGATAGCCCAACTCGATGGATGACTTGACGGTATAGTTGCCAATGACGCTTCCGGTGTCAGGCTTTTCCGACTTGTCTGTGGGCTTAATGACTGCCGCTCGCGCCAGTGCCAGTTCGTCTTCTGACTTTTTCGCCTGTTGCGTGGTTTCAAGTTTTTCGACCGTGCTTTGCGCCAGGGCTTTCAACTCACCCGCCATTAATATAGACAAGGAGAGCGCGAAAACCGTCGCCATCTGACCAAGATAATTTCGTGGATTTGGTTTAAAGATTTTCATGGTTTCTCTCCTTATGGTCTATAAAATGCCGGATGCGAATTCGACCCGTGAATGAAGGTGTGGCACTGGGTGCAGTTCTGGAAACGGGCAGCCGCTAAATTATGGAATGAAGGGGTTGGTGGCCCTTCTCCGGCACCGGTTTCAGGAATCCCCGGAGTGTTTGAATGGCATTCAAGACAAAGCAATCTGACTTCATTGCGTTTCAACATTCGCGGATTGGTTGAACCATGCGGCGTGTGACAAGCCTGACAGCCTTCGACTTTTACAGGCGCATGTTCATAAACGAAGGGTCCCGCTTTGTCGGCGTGACATTTCACACAACCGACTTCGCCGCCCACCCAACCGCGTAGTTGTTTCTGTTGGAAGCTGCCGTGTTGATTGTGACAATCACTGCATTTCATGCCGCCTTCGGGAACCTTGTGATGGAAAGGTCGCGCAAAGGATGCCTTCTGGTCGGCGTGGCATTTATAGCAACCTTCCGGCTCTTTATCTTTCAATAAAAATTCCGTCACTTTCGGTGAATGCGATGAATGACAATCCTGACAGGCAACCCCGTGGCGCGCGTGTTCACTGCGACGATAGTTGAAGCGTTCTTCGCTGCGCCCTTGCTGATTTTCGTGACATTGTAAACAGACCTGACTGGATTGCGCCGGCGACAGGCTTTTAAACGAGCGCATCTTGGCTTCGTTGGCTTTCGACGTATCGGCATAGAGCGCCTGAGCTTCAGCGTCTTTACCTTCCGCCATCAGTTTTTGCGCTGTCTTGTAATAATCAACGTGGGCTTTGGCTCCCTCGTGACAGGCTTCACACCCCTGTTTTTCAGCCGACCCATTTTTACCGCTTAGCTTGCGATGCGCGGTTATTCCGAGGTGGGTTGCCTGATTGGCGTGACAATCAGCGCAGGAATCACTGCCAACATATTGACTCGTATCTGCGGGCGGTGAGTTGGGTTCAGGTTGCATGCTTTCTGCCAGAACGGTTGCCGAGCCGCCGCTTGGCGATGACATAAGCGGCGTTAAAGCAAGCAAACAGAACGCCAATGCTACTACAACTATTTTAAGAGTTCGCATTATGATGCCTCCTGTTGTGAAAAAAGAATCGATTCTTTAAAACCGAAACTTCAAATAAGGGCTGTTGGGTTTTCTCGGTGCTCAAATACTCAAGATCGCCACAGCAAAATCAAACTAGCCATACTGCGGAAACCGGCTAATTTGATGAATTACCCCAAAAAAGTGCGTAGTTTTTCTCAGAAGCCGGAAGCTGGTTCACTGCTTCTGTAAAAAAGTAATGATTAAGAAAGAACAAGTTTACAAACCTTGATTATTGCCAGTTCAAGTTTGACAATAACCCTGTAACCGACTGCTCTTAGATTGCGCACATCCTTGATCTCGATACGTTGTTGAATTTTTCCCCCAGGCGATGATTTAACCGTTTGGTGATTGGCATTATGGTTAAATTCTCCCTCCGGCAGCCTATGAAACCTCTGCCAGAGCAATTACTGTTCCCCTGTAAGTAGCGAAAAAATTCCCAGATGCCAACCTTTATTGCGGATACAAACGGTTTCTCAGCACGTCTTTTACCCGGGTGCCCGCTTCAAATACCGCATCGGCTTTTTTGCGTGTGTCATCCAGCGTAAAGGTGTGCCAACTGGCTTTGGCATCTTTCAGCATCTCGCGCACATTCTTTACTTTGACCTCTTCGGCGCTGACATTCACCTTCTTGTTCTGGGCGTCTTTAATCAACCCTTCAGCCCAGACCACTACGCCGTTGGCGCGGCGCAAGGCGTTTAAGGTCTCAACCGATTTTTTACTGATTTCAGGGTTGCGCGGCATCACGCCCTTATTGGCATCATGACAACTCGAACAAACGGTGGCGATGTCTTCAACCGAGTAAATAATTTCCGACCCCATATGTTGGTGACAGGTATTGCAACTCGGTCCGACATTTGCGCCTTTGAGTTGTTGCGCATGTTTGCTGTTGACAAAAGCCGTCATTATCGGTTGATGACAGGCACCACAAGTGGCTGGCAAATTTTTCGGATGCAATTTGCTGTCACCGGCTTTGGGCGATAGCACGCCCATATGCGCTAGTTTCTTGTCATTTGAAGTCGCATTGCCGCCGTGACATTTATCGCAGCCGATGCCTTCGATTTTGTGGACAGACATATGCCATTCATAATAGCGACTGCCTTCGAGCGCCGACCCTTCGGCACGCGAATGACAATTTACACAACTGTTATTTTTGAATGCGGATAAATCCTGAATAGGGGCAGCCGAGAAAATTTTTGAGACCGACATCATCCCAAAGAATAGAAAAAACACCAATAAAATAGACCTTTTCAGCATAACTCACCTCCGACTCGTTATTTTTCAATAAGCACGACGTAGGAGTTTTTTACTGCGTTCAGGTTGATGTTTCCTATTGTTTACAAGGTGAAAGCCGATAGCCCATCAACGAACGGTTTTTATATTATTGAGAACCGCTGATGAACCTCACTGTTCATCGTCATTATCAAATTGCCAAGCCTAATGTTATCGAGGTCATCTTACTGCAATTGCTACAGGCAGTCTGTGAGTTGAATCACTGAAATCGGTGATACGACTCACAAACAATTTCGAGGGCTTGACTGAGCGGGATAAGCAGACAAATCCGGCAAGCGCCCTGGGTAACCAAAGCCCTTGCCGGATAAAAACAATTAACCGCGTTTTTTCATCGGCACATAATCGCGTATATCGCTGCCGAGATAAATCTGGCGCGGGCGGGCGATTTTCTGCTCCGTATCAAGCAGCATCTCTTCCCATTGGGCGATCCAGCCCGCGGTGCGCGGAATGGCAAACAATACCGCGAACATTTCCACCGGAAAGCCCATCGCCTGATAAATAATTCCCGAATAAAAATCGACATTCGGATAGAGTTTGCGCTGCACGAAATAATCATCTTCGAGGGCGATGCGTTCGAGTTCCAGAGCAATGTCAAGCAAACGGTTTTTGCCGGTCACTTCAAAAACTTCATACGCCAGTTTTTTGATAATCTTGGCGCGCGGGTCATAGTTTTTGTAGACGCGATGCCCGAAGCCCATCAAACGAATCTCTCCGGCTTTGGCTTTCTTGATGTATTCGGGGATGCGTTCAACAGTGCCGATTTCATTGAGCATGCGCAACACCGCTTCATTCGCCCCGCCGTGCAATGGCCCGTAGAGCGCCGCAGCCGCGCCGGCGATTGCCGAATAGGGGTCGGATTGCGAACTGCCGATGCTACGCATGGCATTGGTGCTG harbors:
- a CDS encoding cytochrome c3 family protein; protein product: MTLSLVLLFLVMVSKAQKDVTPSGSNQPIPTPASEKDSCLECHKEMGDQLAAPVTAMEEDVHKKRGLSCANCHGGDPTSDDPTLAMSPAKGFIARPKPVEVARFCGKCHSDAEFMKRFNPAQRVDQETEYNSSVHGKRIKQGDAKPATCISCHGAHGIREVNNPNAPVFALNVAQTCGQCHANAEYMKSYGIPTDQLHKYNQSVHAEALIKKQDLSAPTCNDCHGNHGAAPPGVASVSNVCGTCHARQAELFDKSPHKTPFEAADMAGCVVCHQNHQILTPADNMLGVGEKSVCTSCHTEDAGFQGSQKMGELIVGLNHHINQTEDLLNRVAITGMEVSRPMFDLKEARDKLINARVLIHNFSPSAIETAVNQGMDISKKANQAGQDALSELQFRRKGLAASLIIILLAVAAIYLKIRQVERRAL
- a CDS encoding cytochrome bc complex cytochrome b subunit translates to MNMSTIADWVNDRAGLAPLKELAQKKEVPLHRHSLWYYFGGMTLFLFFIQVGTGILLLLYYRPSAENAFESVQFIMTEVQFGWLIRSIHSWSANLMIATMFIHMFSAFLMKAYRPPREFTWISGSLLLVIVLAFGFSGYLLPWNKLAFFATKVGTDIAGVVPGIGDFLLRFLRGGDEVTGATLTRFFGFHVAVLPALITAILFIHLLLVQRQGMSVPPSLEGKALKKMKFVPNFLLRDLMGWLIALGALAALSAIFPWELGEKADPFASAPAGIKPEWFFMFMFQTLKFIPAKIGPIDGEVLGVLAFGAGGLFWFLVPFLDRKTAQGKPSRGFTVIGIILLVYIVGMTIIGYTQ
- a CDS encoding ubiquinol-cytochrome c reductase iron-sulfur subunit, with product MEKTNTPLTTRRNFIDYFLGTSLGATLVATFYPIFKFLVPPQIAESTESSVVAAKVSELKPNSGKIFKFGSKPGIIVKTPTGEIRAFSATCTHLDCTVQYQEGTQQIWCACHNGRYDMAGKNVAGPPPRPLEQFTVNVRGDEIIVSKG
- a CDS encoding cytochrome c, which translates into the protein MKILKALLVVGIAVVSFSILVEQNASAMRGMAGGDGAATFKSKCASCHGADGSGNTPMGRNLKLRNLGSAEVQAQSDAQLNKIISGGKGKMPGFGKSLGGAQIQELVAFIRSLKR
- a CDS encoding DmsE family decaheme c-type cytochrome, whose protein sequence is MRTLKIVVVALAFCLLALTPLMSSPSGGSATVLAESMQPEPNSPPADTSQYVGSDSCADCHANQATHLGITAHRKLSGKNGSAEKQGCEACHEGAKAHVDYYKTAQKLMAEGKDAEAQALYADTSKANEAKMRSFKSLSPAQSSQVCLQCHENQQGRSEERFNYRRSEHARHGVACQDCHSSHSPKVTEFLLKDKEPEGCYKCHADQKASFARPFHHKVPEGGMKCSDCHNQHGSFQQKQLRGWVGGEVGCVKCHADKAGPFVYEHAPVKVEGCQACHTPHGSTNPRMLKRNEVRLLCLECHSNTPGIPETGAGEGPPTPSFHNLAAARFQNCTQCHTFIHGSNSHPAFYRP